In the Garra rufa unplaced genomic scaffold, GarRuf1.0 hap1_unplaced_364, whole genome shotgun sequence genome, TCACAACCCCCCTCGTCTTATCAGGCACGTGACTAAAAGAGTAACTAATTTCCCCATAAATCCCGCTGTCTAAATCTGTTGCATTCAATTTAACCAACACAGTGCCTCGAGCTGAATTTTCCTGCACTCTGACTTTGTACACACTTCGAGCAAATACAGGAACGTTATCATTGGCATCCAACACGTGAATGTGAATTGACGCTGTTCCAGAACGAAAAGGTCGGCCACCATCCACTCCACTCAGAGTCAGAAAGTGATCTGCTTGGTTTTCTCGATCCAAAGGCTTTTTAAGGACCAATTCAGGATATGCATTATGGTCCACCTGGGTATTCATCTCCAAAGCAAAATATTCATTCTCACTGAGTTGATAATGCTGAACTGAATTAGCTCCTATGTCAGGATCGTGAGCACTTTCAAGTGGAAAACGCCTCCCTAGGACTGTTGACTCCAGTAGCTCCAGCTCAATCTGACCGTTATCAAATGCCGGACTGTTATCGTTGATGTCCTGGATGTCTAAGAGGAGACTGTACACTTTGAGTGGATTTTCCAGGAGCAGTTGGAATTGCAGGACGCATGGCGCAGACTGTGCACAAAGCTCCTCTCGGTCCATTCTCTCGCTCACCAACAGAAATCCTGTTTCTGCGTTCAGCTCGCAAAACTGACGGCTTCCCTCAGCAACAACTCGAGCATTGCGCCTCACGAGCTCAGTCACATCTATTCCCAAATCTCTCGCCACATTGCCGATGACGGAGCTTCGCTGCAACTCCTCTGGAACTGAATAACGCACTTCACCGAAAGAACCACACATGCAGATAAAGCAGAAACAAAGTTGAAGCCAGAAATTGGCCCGAATGCATCTTGACAAACAAATCATGTTGTGAAATATTCTTGTCtacatttaaatgaaaaataataaaaataatgacgtTCAAAGCACATTCTGAACAGATCCTCAAATAGCTGGGGCAGACACTGCACTCTGATGACTGCTCCTGTCAGCTTAGATTTTTATTTTCATCTCCAAGCCTAGAGCATTCCCCTCCCCATCTATCTCTCATCCCTCCCCTCCTCTGCTCACTGTGTAACACTGATTAAACTGAATCAGGGCACACAACACAGATGAGATCACTTGCTGAGCTGTGTATAACATAAGAGCGTCACCCAGAGACCAAAAGAAAGAGTTACAGACATACCAACCACAAAGTTGTGTTACCATGAACATGCAAAACACcacactggattttttttttttttttaaataaagaacatAACAGTATAAGTAGTGCTGAGAgactaatattaaataaaatagatCTCAGTGTTTCATATGTTTTATTTCAGGGGCctgaatagtaaaaaaaaaaaaaaaaaaaaaactttttttgttgttattgtgctgatttccttctttaaaaaaactaacCACTATTTAGAATTTCATATAAACTTCTAGGTCAAATGGATATCTCACAACTATGTCGAATTAAAAAGTAAAAGCCTGTTTGTAGCCTtaacacataataataataattaaaaaaaattcaaagactCTGCTTCTCTAAATTctacaaaaacaaatatttaacagTCTACGCCAAATCCAATCGTGATGATGACACTCATAAAAATGCAGAACTAAATTCATACCTTATTTTCAGAGGTACTGTCATGCATAGCCTCTGCATCAAGCCCTTCAAGATCATCCAAAGCGGTTTTTTTCAAAGTCAGGTCAGCAGTCAGCGTGCCCTCATTATAAGATCTGACGAACTTGAAGTCACTAGTGCGCGAGCCAGTGGTCAGGTATGCGTCATAATTGTAAGTGCTGCGAAGAGTCCCCGCGCCCTCCACCTCTGCGTAATTTGGGGGGAGATACGCGCTGGGAATGGCTACAGCTCCATCAAACAACAGTCTGGGCTTTCTCCTGCGACAAAACCTCACGgccaggatgatgatgatgaaggtcaTGAAGAAAGTGGAAACGGACACCAGCGCGATGATCAAATAAAATGTCAGTTTGGAGCTGCTCTCGTCACGAGACATGTCTTTCAGTTCTGGAACTTCAGCCAAGTTATCTGATATAAGTAAATACAATGCGCACGTGGCTGAGAGAGAGGGCTGTCCGTTATCTCTCACGGATACAATGAGGTTCTGTTTCATGCTGTCAGATTCAGAAATGTCCCGCTGCGTCCTGATCTCTCCGCTGTGGACACCGatagtgaaaagtcccggatctGTTGCTTTAATAATGTGATACGAGAGCCACGCGTTTTGGCCAGAATCTGCGTCCACGGCGATCACCTTGGAGACCAGGGAGCGCGCTTGCGCAGCTTTGGGTACCATCTCTGTCAAGAAGGAGTTTCCTTCCAGAGACGGGTATAATATCTGAGGCGAGTTGTCATTCTCATCCGTTATGAAGACACTCACGGTCACGTTACTGCTCAGAGGAGGAGAACCGTTGTCTCTGGCTAACACGAGCACTTTGAAACTTTTTAACTGTTCGTAATCAAACGACCTCACAGCATGAATGAGCCCGGTGTCTCCGTTAACGGACAGAAAGGAGGACACCGGTGCGCCATTGATATCAGAGGACAACAGAGAATAAACTACAGTGCCATTCTGTCTCCAGTCCGGGTCTGTAGCTGATACTGAACAAATAGAGGAGCCCGGTTTGTTATTTTCTTGCACATGAGCTCTGTAATTCTGTTCCTGAAATACAGGTGGATTATCATTCACGTCAGCTACAgtcatgtaaatatttttaatagaagATAAAGGCGGAGAGCCCTCATCAGTAGCAGtgattgtaacattataatcAGAGAGCAGCTCGCGGTCTAATTCACCAGTGGTCACCAGAGAATAGTAATTTTTAATTGAAGGTACGAGTTTAAATGGGACATTTTGCTGAATGGAGCAGCGCACCTGTCCGTTATTCTCCGAGTCTCTGTCCTGTACATTAATGATGCCAACCTCTGTACCAGGTAACGCATTCTCAGGTATCGGGCTATTCAAAGATTTTACTATTATTATGGGGGCGTTATCATTAATGTCACTTACACTGATTATAACATTTGAGTAAGATGTTAGACCTGAACTATCTTTAGCTATTATTCGCAGATTAAACGTGGTTTCCTCCTCGAAATCTATTGACCCTTTTATGCTGATGATACCCGTCTTTCGATCAAGGTAAAACAAATGTTTGTAGTCTTCCATAACATGACTAAATTCATATGTCACTTCTCCATTTTGTCCCTCGTCAGCATCAGTAGCGCTCACTGTCACCACTACAGTATCTACAGGAGAATTTTCAGGCAGACTGACTTGATAGACGGTCTGACTAAAGACTGGAGCATTATCATTAG is a window encoding:
- the LOC141317130 gene encoding protocadherin beta-16-like encodes the protein MFSLLFFVLMAHTAYGDVSYSFPEEMKRGSVIGNIAKDLGLDVNRLSFRKARVDAEGNRKRYCDINLNTGELTVAERIDREGLCGKKASCVLNQELVLENPLELHRISLRVQDVNDNSPYFGKDEIHLEIRESADKGKRFLLEANDADIGQNSVQSYTIQSNGYFLLSVQSNSLGEKYAEIILNKEFDREHEQEVTLILTAIDGGTPPRSGTVAIHVTVLDANDNAPVFSQTVYQVSLPENSPVDTVVVTVSATDADEGQNGEVTYEFSHVMEDYKHLFYLDRKTGIISIKGSIDFEEETTFNLRIIAKDSSGLTSYSNVIISVSDINDNAPIIIVKSLNSPIPENALPGTEVGIINVQDRDSENNGQVRCSIQQNVPFKLVPSIKNYYSLVTTGELDRELLSDYNVTITATDEGSPPLSSIKNIYMTVADVNDNPPVFQEQNYRAHVQENNKPGSSICSVSATDPDWRQNGTVVYSLLSSDINGAPVSSFLSVNGDTGLIHAVRSFDYEQLKSFKVLVLARDNGSPPLSSNVTVSVFITDENDNSPQILYPSLEGNSFLTEMVPKAAQARSLVSKVIAVDADSGQNAWLSYHIIKATDPGLFTIGVHSGEIRTQRDISESDSMKQNLIVSVRDNGQPSLSATCALYLLISDNLAEVPELKDMSRDESSSKLTFYLIIALVSVSTFFMTFIIIILAVRFCRRRKPRLLFDGAVAIPSAYLPPNYAEVEGAGTLRSTYNYDAYLTTGSRTSDFKFVRSYNEGTLTADLTLKKTALDDLEGLDAEAMHDSTSENKV